The stretch of DNA ttaaataaaaaaaattcatttcagtaggcctttaaacacttatataaataagtcttataatgaaggcaacacatgatgtaaatgtctatattagctatataagcctattatcaaaatgactgtgtcgcaggctggcgcaaatcttcgttgatagAAATGTTGAATTGTAATATTTATTACACACGTTATTACaatattggaaaacattagtaaaacggaggtttCTTagcgggtgagataactcctggaaattactggcttagtgGTCAAAGGtatggatgtgtgtgtccaagttaaaaggaaaggctgtcttcttctaagggatttattacaatctttgcaagctgtgtaatgtttgctgtggcctggaacaacatggcaacacAAAAAAACTGTCAAAAATGCAGTggcctggaacaacatggcaacacaaaaaactatcaaaaatgcagccaatattacatatagataatgtgtcttgagacatgcaaatataaattaaatacacagaggacatccatccatccatccatccattctttttcTACCACGTATCCCTCTCGGGgtagcaggggtgctggagcctatcctagcagcactcgggcggaaggcggggtacacccttgacaagtcgccaaTACAgatagtagtgatgggttgatgaggcgtcatgaagcgtttcgacacattgcaaaactgtattgatactgtgtcgatactgtgtcactaaatactgacatctgctggaaatTAAAAATCcatacaggcaacctatggaccgactcaactgacactgattttatgacctagtatatataataatacaaaccaagtcattgtatttcatttaggattatttcatatcttcatttagataaaaatatattttaatcttttttagatacagtcaataaaaaatgtgaacatgtatcataacatggaaatctaagagaacgtgttgtgaatgaggatgcttgtggactgggaatatttttaattaattttttacacatttttatttaaaaaaacagtttttccaacgtattcaattttagacgatttctttcattgattgattaatacttttattagtagattgcacagtgaagtacatattccgtacaattgcccactaaatagtaacacccgaataagtttttcaacttgtttaagtcggggtccacttaaattgattcatgatacagatatatactatcatcataatacagtcatcacacaagttaatcatcagagtatatacattaaaatatttacattatttacaatcccggGTGTGGgatatagaggggggggggggggtttaggtttggttgttatcaacacTTTAGtcgtctcttcttagttattatttctccggctgtagaaaagacccgctcaaagggcacagaggaggcgggagtgcgacacagttcgcgtatcggtcacgtgaccaaaacagctcatgatcggtcacgtgactttctaaaagcggtacgcgcaccgacacagtgtattgctctatgagctcgacgcatgcgccgatgcatcggtgttgccggacccatcactaacaGATAGACaattaaaggaaattaaatgatctcaaatatacctacaaacgaggcataatgatgcaatatgtacataacggctagcctaaatagcatgttagcatcgattagcttgcagttatgCACTTGATCAAACATGCCTGattaacaaagctcacctttgtgcatacaTGCACATCATAAAACatttgtggacaaaatgaaacaaagaaggagtgtctttctgtggcagcgtcagagaaagttgtacatgtaaacaaactgttgcatcacagttcacacaactacggtgagttcaaggaccaccaaaattaaTAGGAGAAAACAAGAGAaacatcctctcatcagtgaagcataaatacaaacatattaaacagtgggatttctaacaattagggaggtttatgtaatgtgtgtcctcctacagaaaccatattaaaacaaaaaatatatttttcccccatctttttccattttcatacatttttgaaaatgctccagggagtcactagggcggcactaaagattCTGCGGCTCCAGACCCGCGATTTGCCGATCGCTGGGTTAGACATTAGAACGCCAGATTGCTGAGCTCCAcgcaaggatctgggacttctcaataggatatgtatttcagaaggcggggccttgtaaaaataaaaaaaaataattgtatgtgattggataaaccacttgtccgttattttgaatgacgtgctacttcaacacatcgaaatcaacccgtgacgctgatgggagtgacgctgggaaatccataacagaacagccgacatatcggataacgacagagcgaaaagttagagaacttttactgaaacaacacaGGAATGTCACTAGACGATagatgtcgcaaaacagttgcaatagcagaatcaatgtcagcacacgactcctcgctgcatgccgccattgttgtttgaatcaagcagtcgcttcggcgctacgtcacatctattaaatcccgcccggcgatcctgattggttcattattttttgctatcttgaaggagtttgcattgccgtcgagcccagatccttgtgtggagctcagcgaactacaaggatctggcgagagtcaggttattaGAATGTTGCTGCTGGTCCAGGAACATCTAAATCTGACCATTTTACTTAATGACCAAGTAGGATTGCCAACTGCCTGAAAAAAAATTAAGGGACACTTTGTGGGGCTGATTGACCtgattttttaccctttttttatttgtgtgaaatGAGTTTATTATTATCTGCACAAGCCGAATGGAGGCAACAGGACTCTTTTCAGAAGAGTCCATTTGTATCGATTAAACCTTTTTGGATTATATGACCTGATGACTGACAATCTCCACACACATATTTGTATACTATTTGACTTCAACCAGAATTTCAAGTAGATGTGCATGTTTTGGATTTATACAAATACGTTGAAGGgtaattatatatattgtaatgtttttgtgcaaacaacaaaatgaacaaaatacaattatattttcttcctaaatataattattttctggTTAACCTAacagaataaaaataaacatgttttttggaCAGACATCTCACCTGCATAACAGCTTTATGATAGAGAAGGGGTCTTCATCTTTCATCGGTATTGGAATTACTTTGACATAAAGGAAGGAGAGGTGagatatgtcttttatttatatggcaGGCTACATTTAAATTAAATCACCTGTGGCCATGGTCTTTACTCTATATTTTGAtcatttgtcattaaataaaagcCTAATGTCACAATGTAACAATTATAAAACTACTATATACTATATTTGACCCTTTGGTAAATCACTGTATCCTCAGCTAATTGTTGGAGACCCCggtagtgtcactatcacaaaGTATAGTGTGActgtcatgaagtgtagtgtgactatcataaagtgtagtgtgactatcataaagtgtagtgtgactatcataaattGTGGTGTGactcatgaagtgtagtgtcacttccataaagtgtagtgtggctgtcatgaagtgtagtgtggcTGTCATaatgtgtagtgtgactatcataatgtTTAGTGTGACTACCATAATGTGTAGTGTGACTACTATAAAGTGTAGTTTGGCTATTATAaaatgtagtgtgactatcatacatTGTAGTGTCGCTATCATAAAGTTTGGTGTGACTCTCATGAAGTGGCATTACTATCATGAAGTGGAGTGTGACTATCATGAAGTGGAGTGTGACTATCATGAAGTGGAaggtgactatcataaagtggagtgtgactatcataaattGTGGTGTGACtctcatgaagtgtagtgtcacttcCATAAAGTGTAGGGTGGctgtcatgaagtgtagtgtggctgtcatgaagtgtagtgtggctatcatgaagtgtagtgtggctatcataatgtgtagtgtgactatcataatgtGTAGTGTGACTACCATAAAGTGTAGTTTGGCTATTATAaaatgtagtgtgactatcatacatTGTAGTGTCGCTATCATAAAGTTTGGTGTGACTCTCATGAAGTGGCAttactatcatgaagtgtagtgtgactatcatgaagtgtagtgtgactatcatgaggtgtagtgtgactatcatgatGTGGAGTGTGACTATCATGAAGTGGAGTGtaactatcatgaagtgtagtgtgactatcataaagtttaGTGTTCCTATCATAAAATGTAGAGTCAAtataataaagtgtagtgtgactatcataaagctgGACACACTATGTTcaacaatttagatacacaactAGTGTTTTTGGGGACAAGACATTATTTTAACGAGAGCAGAGTTGCTaaatgacacttagaaaaaatgagCTAGCAATACTAATAAGTTAGCACCTAGATGTGATAGCCACAtgtagtgcaaaaaaaaaagatctccGAATTTCCCAATTTGctcctttttttttacagaaaaatgtaaTTGCGGTAAAATGTCATATTTGTAGTCCGATTTCCAGACGCTCTGCAGATCATTCTAGCTAGCTGCCGTCACACTGAGGCTGCGTGAGAGCAAACAAGACAGGACAAACAAATGCCGAAAAACTAATCAACGGGTTTAACCTTAGCCAGCGGCAACCTGTTGTTAAAGCTCTATTTGTTGGAATCCATTGATATTTTACAGACTGTTTTGTATTCTTACGGTAATAAAAATACGGGACAAAGTGCGTCCCATGACAGTCAATACGGAACGAGTACTTTtgtctaaaaagaaaaaagattaggTATCCAAAGAAATGTCGTCtcgatgctgtttttttttttttcttacacattttttatttacattttgttgtgttgtttgttttgttggttgtttcactgtaaaatgtgttggggagaaaaagtcaaatttaaaaatgtgagAAGTTcaatagttaccgtatttttcggagtataagtcgctccggagtataagtcgcaccggccgaaaatccataataaagaaggaagaaaacatatataagtcgcactagagtataagtcgcattttttaaggaaatttatttcataaaacccaacaccaagaatagacatttgaaaggcaatttaaaataaataaagaatagtgaacaacaggctgaataagtgtatgttacagtgtttcccataaactgccaagatacctgtggcggtgggggcgtggctatgggcgtggtcaccatgacatcatcgagtcatttgcataatttactacaatgatatgattttctctaacaaggctcaaaaaatgtatacttactaattaataataacagttttgttttaaacgtccatccatccatccatccattttacattatgaatacacaaaagataactactacagtatcaaattagtattagtatctgaagcaccttctccacgtgtgtttattgacaacaggtttataacctggacacgttagctcgtcggtatggtaacaggtgactgttactgcgtgcgtctgccccggcccccgagtcaaacagcGGTTAATGAAGCAGCGTCAGGCTGCTCACCGTCAGTGAAACGCTCGGTGAAATTGCGGATTAACGTTAAATATATGACGAGCCGCGAGCGATGCAGCTATAACCTATCTCACCTGGTAGAGCACCCGCTGCGGCGACCCAGTTCGATCCCACCTGACAGTCGCTCTGCTCCGCATCAATCCCCCCTCTCACCCTCTCTCCCCCTTCCCCAGTCTCTCTCCAGCAGTCCTTTCAAgataaatgcattcaaatcccgaaaataaaaattaagaaaatccgaGTCGTGGCGGACCtatttctttcgtggcgggccgccacaaataaatgaatgtgtgggaaacactgcattatatgacgcataaataaccaactgagaacgtgtctggtatgttaatgtaacatgttatggtaagagtcattcaaataactataacatatagaacatgctatacgtttaccaaacaatctgtcactcctaatcgctaaatccgatgaaatcttatacgtctagtctcttacgtgaatgagctaaataatattattagatattttacggtaatgtgttaataatttcacacataagtcgctcctgagtataagtcgcacaactatgaaaaaaactgcgaattatagtccgaaaaatacggtaagtttatTTTTCAATGTTATAACTATTTGTAGCAGCATGTAGAGTTAATAAAGGCACATTTATACAATATAGTATTCAGAAACATGCTTGTTATTTATATTCATAATTAATTTAGCTCATCATTTCACAATATTTTCGGTAATAAATTTGattaaagcaacaaaaaaaacaaaagagcgGTTTGTGAGCCCATAGAGTCCACTCCTTTTAGTGAGCCGAGCCAAAAAATCCGGCTCTCTAAAAAGAGACGAAGATCCCATCAATAAATGGTGTCTGTGATACTGCCCCAtatttacttggtatcgaatcTCAACCAAAATTTGCATTATCTTCCTGCAGGTATGACCAGCTGCTCGGATGGGCGGAGTCTGCACTCTTGGCTCAGGGGCTGATTAAAGAGGCTGTCAGTCAGATCCTGCAACCGCTGTCTCTGCCTGTAGGGATTGAGGATGTGAGGCGGGAAACAGGAAGCAGAGAGAATGGCGAGGGGTCAGGGGAAGACAGTCAAGCACCCCCCAATGCCAAGAGGCTGCGGCTGATGTCAGGAGTCACGTTGGAGGCAGGAACAAGCTGCTGGTACATGGCACAGGTCACCTGACTTCCACCAGTCCTGAATGCTCTTGACTCTGGTCTTGCATTTCAGGTCGGAAGACACACAAGACTCCAGTCTTAGTCCTGACCAGCTTTGTGAACGTAGCCCTGATCTGGACTCTGACCAGGACTCTGATTTAGATCCTGAATCACTTGTTCCAGGTCCAGGTTTTGTCCTTGTGGTCTCTGACGCTGATGTGAGTCACAGGAATGCGTTGTTTGCACACACAAACCTTTTTTCATTCTTGATGGCGGTGTTGTGTGTCTTAGGGCGATGCCGCGACCAGGCAGGTCCGACGTAATCCTTTCTGTCTAACAGAATATTTACAACTCAGCCTGGAGGAGGTAAGGGGTTTATTAAGTTTGTGCATGTACAGTCATGCTCATAAGTTTATAtgccctgggaaaatgtatgatttcgtggccattcttcagagaatatgaatgacaacacaaaaacctttcttccactcatgcttaatggttgtgtgaagctatttattggcaaacaactgtgtttactatttttaaatcaaaatgacaacagaaagtacccaaatgaccctgatcaaaaggttACATACCCCattgactttgatctgataacatgcacaaaagttgacacaaacaggtttgaatggctaatcaaggttccaatcctcacctgtgacctgtttgtttgtaattattaATTGtttgctgtttcaagatgcacaatacattacgccaaacagcacagagacaagcctcaaaacttctcgaacaaagtaatttggagtgactGCTTTCTTCTggtgactcgaccatgcagcccatttttcttcaagagcCTCCTTATtatgcatcttgaaacagccacaccacaatttttcagagagtcctgtatttcagctgaagttatttgtggatttttctttgcatctcgaacaattttcctggcagttgtggctgaaatctttgccggtctacctgaatccctcattttccacttcttaatcagcgtttgaacactgctgattggcattctcaattccttggataactTTTTGTACCCCtgtcctgttttatgcagttcaattaccttttctcgcagatcctttgacaattattttgccttccccacgactcagaatccagaaacatctgtgcagcactggatgaaagatgcaatggtctgtcagaagtccagaaactcactgaccttttatacacacacattaattacaaacaaacaaacaggtcacaggtgaggattggaaccttgattagcaaTTCAAACCTTTTTGTgtaaacttttgtgcatgttatcagatcaaagtcactggggtatataAACtattgatcagggtcatttgggtactttcttttgtcattttgacttaaaaatagtaaacacagttgtttgccaataaatagcttcacacaaccattaagcatgagtggaagaaaggttttggtgttatcattcatattctctgaagaatggccaagaaatcataaattctcccaggttaTGTAAACTTAGAGCACAACTGTATTTCTAGTCCAAACTGCAATGACCATGatgatttgtttgtgtgtgtgtgtgtgccttcagGCTTTCTTCCTTGTGTACAGCCTGGGCTGTCTGTCTGTCCACATGCAAAAGGTAACTGTGCTATTGGACACACATGTCTTAGTATGATATCAACGTGTCCTCTTCCGTGATTTTGTCAGGAGCCCCTGTCAATCATCCAGCTGTGGAAGAAATTACGGTCGCTGCGACCTGATTTTATCAGCTCCTACGCAGCCTATCATCACTTTCGCAGCAGGGGGTGGGTCCCCAAAGAAGGAAGTGGCGCCAAGTATGGCGTTGATCTCTGTAAGAAACTCACCTTTGTCACCTTGTTTCCCATGCTGTCTCTCAAATGGAATTCTTCCGTTAGTACACTTTAATAAGTATTTTGTATACACTGTGTACTTAGTTTCGGAGTGTGTAAATAATGAAAGTGTGCTGTCTCAAATCA from Entelurus aequoreus isolate RoL-2023_Sb linkage group LG01, RoL_Eaeq_v1.1, whole genome shotgun sequence encodes:
- the LOC133663954 gene encoding tRNA-splicing endonuclease subunit Sen2-like codes for the protein MQAEFRAPRRRCRVYEEYEAPFPVSRSPEERSSFRAELVNQHVLVCVPDHIHKIYKQGYFGKGVLSRARPDHSVSDQWDKHEGLLLPVLTQSRYDQLLGWAESALLAQGLIKEAVSQILQPLSLPVGIEDVRRETGSRENGEGSGEDSQAPPNAKRLRLMSGVTLEAGTSCWSEDTQDSSLSPDQLCERSPDLDSDQDSDLDPESLVPGPGFVLVVSDADGDAATRQVRRNPFCLTEYLQLSLEEAFFLVYSLGCLSVHMQKEPLSIIQLWKKLRSLRPDFISSYAAYHHFRSRGWVPKEGSGAKYGVDLLLYRKGPPFYHASYSVVVEKVNDSFSGSALRPFSWRSLAALGRITANVSKELMLCYIVYPVDLSEAELDSPACLGKLKVQEVIVSRWVSSKERAEQEDI